CTTTAGGTATTTTGTGGCCGTTGGCGTTGCGGGCGGGGGTGCCCTGGGCGGTCAGCTGGAAGCTGTACTTCAGATCTCGTAGTTCGACGGTGGCTCCGTCGCGGCGCCACTGCTCAGCTTGGGCCGCGCATCGGCGACTCTGGTTCCAGTCGTAGTTGATGTGGGGCAGGCCACGGAAGGCGATCACTTCGATGAGGCTTGCTTCCGGATGGCCTGCTCGTTGTGCCTGGTTACGTTGGCGTATCGCGACGTCGGCGAACTGCTTGGGGTGGATGAGGGCATCGTGTTTGTGACCGTGTCGATCGAAGACATCGTGTGCCGTGAGATGGACGTTCTGGTAGTCCATGACGATGACGCTGCGCAGCATGCGAACTCCTCAAAAAGTGAAAAATCCCCACCAACCCTTACGAGCGGTGGGGAGCAATGAAGCCAGTATGCATGATGTTCGCAGTCATGGCAAGGGCAGCCAGATGAGTTACTGCGGAAGCCGTGCCGCGCCACCGCATCCACTCACCCTGACCTCTTGGTTGCTTTGGCGGGGGTCACTGCCCTGGGTCTTCTTCCTCTTCCCCTAGCTCAGCTAGCTCAGCGTCGCGTAGGGCTTTCTCCCGCTTGCGGGCAGCGAGTGTTTTGAGGATTGAGGGGATGCAGACCCTCAACGCGACGAAAGCTGTCACGGGTGGCAGCAGTCGCCACGGTGAGGGCTCGAATAGCCAGAATCCGAGTTCTATGGCGAGGAGCAGGGTTCCGGTTATGACGATCCCCATGATGTTGGCAAACTTCAAGGCCCCCGCGAGATCCATCGGCCAAGGCAGTCGCCACGGTTCCCTTCTGCCTGGAACCACGATGCGGGTTCGGCGCGTGGTGGAAGGACCAGAACTGTTGAACCACTCCAGCAGCACGACTCCATTGAGCGTACCCACCATGAGGACTGCGTAGACAAAGGTGAAAGGCATCATCGTGGGCTCCTTGCAGGGAGTCGGCCGGGGAGCCGGTCGGGTGGGGTGGGGAGGGTACCGCCGGCGCGGTGGCTGGCGTGTTGGATGGCTGTGGTGATGGCGGTCAGGACCCATGCGGAGCGGGTGGTCCAGTATCCGGCGGTGGAGTCGGCGGTGATTGCGGCATCGATGGCGGCCCGGGCCTGGGCGCCGATGGTGAAGCTGCGTGGCTGCCCGGAAGGCTGGATCGCGGGATGGTCTGCTCGTTGCTGAGGGGTTAGGTGCGCGTGCCGGAGACAAGCTCCGGCGATCCAGTCGCCGAACGTGTCAGCGGTGCCGCCGGCGTGCCAGTCAGCGAGGAATGCGGCCTTGGCTTGTTGGTAGGTCTCGGGGGTGAGGCAAACCGAGACGGTGTCCATACCTGCGCCCGCAGTTTGGTCTCTACGGTTTTTCTCTTCGGTGGGTGGGGCCGGTGGTGCTGTCTGCGCTGGTTGTGGTGGTGTTTGGCTGAGGATTGCGGAGCGTCTGCGGTCTGCGAGGGTTGGGCGTTTCGGCATTTTATGCCTCCTTGAGGACTGGGGTGAGGGCTTTGTGGTAGTCGTCGGTGACGGGGTGCCCTGGTGCGTAGCAGCTGACGGGTTTGCCGTCGAGGTAGGAGTCGCGGACGATGACGGCTTCCCGCACAGCGGGGGTGACTCGTCCGGGGTAGTGGGTGTGGAGGGTGTGGAGGACGTCGCGGTCGAGGCAGCGTTGCGGATTCGCTCTGGTGGGGATGATCCAGTTGATACGTTGTCCGGGTCGCAGCCGGGGGTTGATGCGGCCGGTGATGATGGCGTCGAGTCTCTCCAGCTGGTCGTAGGCTTCGCCTTCGCATGCGACGGGGGCGATGATGACATCGGCTGCTGCGAGGGCTGCGAGGGTGGCGATGCCCATGACTGGTGGGGTGTCGATCACAACATCATCCCACCGGTCGGTGAGGCCGGGAAGGTAGTCACGTAGCGCGGTGATCGCTTCGGGACGGTACTGCAACTCGGCGAGGTCGTCGGTGCCGGCCAGTACCCACGCGCTGGGAAGACAGGGTGATGGGATGGCGGCTTGTTGGGCGGTGGAGGTGCCGAGGATGACATCGGCTGCGACGGCCGCGACGGGAGCATCGGCCAGGACTCCGAGGCGGGTGGTGAGGTTTCCCTGCTCGTCCATGTCGATGGCCAGGACTCGGCGTCCACGAGCAGCCAGATGGGCGGTGATCTCGGCGGCGGTGGTGGTTTTCGTCGAGCCGCCTTTTCCCAAGGCTGTGGTGTAGATCGTCATAAGTGATATTGCCTCTCAAATCTAGGGTTGTTAGTGGGGTTGGCCGGGTTGGGGCCGTTAGTCGAGCTATCTCGACTAACGGCCATGTGGTGGTTACTGGAGGCACCCCCCGTAGCGGATGGTCTGGGCGGTTTCACATGGCCATCGCACTTGGCAGGTGGGGCAGACCAGGCGGCCATCGGTCACTTGGGAGTTATGGAGCCGCCACACGGTCTCGAGGACCTCGAGAGCCCTCTGTCCACGGCGTGCATGAGTGAGAGTGGTTTCGAGGTCGTCGTGGAGGTCTTCGACCATGTCTTTTGCTTCGTCGACGGCTCCCAGTACATCGGTAAGAGCAGTGGTGATTTCGGTAGCGGTGGTCATGACTGACTCCTTGTTTCTCCTAGTGCAGCTGGTGCGGCTAGTTCAGCTAGCCCAGTTGATGCGGTTGGTGTGGTTAGTTGTGGTTGGGCGGCCAGCGGTTGCCGGCCATAGTGGGGATGGTTAGAGGCCTCTGGCGACGGCTGCTGCGGCGGCGAGCCAGGCGCGTTGGGTGGCTGGCCGGAGGGCTGAGTAGAGGAGCCGTCCGCCGACCATGGCGGGGTCGTGGGGGATGGCGACGACGGTGACGCCGAGTTCGCGGTAGCCATTGATGATGCGTTTGATGGTCGCAGGCTTCGCGTCGGGGTCAGCCTGGGAGACGATCACGACCGCTTGGTCGGCGAGGGCAGCTGATTTCGCGTCGCGTTGAGTGAGGGCCTCCAGCAGCAAAGCGCCGGCTTCGGCGTGGTCGTCGCGGGTGGTGGTGGGGACCACGAGTCGGTGAGCGTGGTCGACCAGGGTTCGCCATTCGGCTGCGGATTCGTCGTTGCCGGTGTCCACCACGGAGACGCGGTAGTACTTCGCGGCGACGTCGAGGAGGGCGGTGAGGTCACTGGGGGTGAGTCGTTGGGCGGACGCGAGTGCCAGGGGTTGGGATTGCAAAACGTCGAAGCGGTCCTCTGGCTGGTGATGGACGAAGTGCGCCATGTCAGCCGATTGAGCGGTGGTACCAAGAAGACGCGGGATCTCGGGCAGCAACTCGATGACGGTGGCGTCGTGTGATCCTTTCTGGGTTCTCCAGCCCAGGGTGCCGCGGGTTTGGTTGGCGTCGATCGCGAGGACTCCGGCACCCCCGCAGCGGGCCAGCACTGCGGCGAGCATGACGGTGGCAGGGGTTTTCCCGGAGCCGCCTTTGCCGTTGGCGACTGTGATGAGCCGATGCCCGGGCCAATGCTGGCTGACCGCGAGCACATCCGCCCGCTCAGACCGCTCCGCAGCACCTGGTCGGACCCGCAATCCGAAGCGGGTCAGAGCGCCACGCCAGCCCTGGCGGGCCGGCTCCTCCACCGCCTGATCGGTGAGGAACGACCGCCGCGGCACTCTCGCCACCGCCTCAGGTAGCGAGACACTAGCAGCACTACCATGACTAGCATCATCAACCCCACTAGCTGCACTGACCGGGCTAACAGGGCTAGCCGCGCTAGTGAAGCTAACTGGGATAGGCTCGCTAGCTCCACTAGCCGCCGGCAGCGGTGACACCGGTGCCGGCGGCTGCGCGGAAGACTTCGACGCAACCGTCTTATCGGGATTGAGAGCCTGATACCAAACCTTCTGATCGGAGGCGGTGAAGGTGATCTCCCCCTGCCTGGTCGCGACGATTTGGGTGTAGGCCCAGGGCTCGAAGGCACCCTGAACGGTCATGTTGGCAATCAGCGCCGTCGCGACGTCAGCGTCGGGGAGGTAGGGGGCGGCGTCGCGGAGGAGGTCTCCGAGAGCCACCACCGTCGCCGCGGTGGGGCGATCACCGGTGGGATCATCGCTCCAACGAATGTCGAGCATCCCATCCTCGTGGAGTATCGCGAGAGCCTGATATGTCATAGCGGTCCTTACGTGTCGGCGGCATTCACAGCCGCCCTGAGAGCATCGGAGGTGAACGCGAGGTAGCGTTGAGTGGTGGCCACGGATGCGTGGCCCATGAGTTGCTGGACGACGATGATGTCGCGTGTCGCGGCATAGACGGCCGTCGCGAACCTGTGACGGAGCCCGTGAAGAGTCCACGGTCGCGGCAGCTGGGAGTTGACCAGTTTGCCGATGCGGTCTGCGCCAAGGTGGCCACTGGTTCCGCCGGGGAACAGCCAGCCCTGCTTGATGCCGTGTGCCTCTTGGT
The sequence above is drawn from the Arachnia rubra genome and encodes:
- a CDS encoding PIN domain-containing protein gives rise to the protein MLRSVIVMDYQNVHLTAHDVFDRHGHKHDALIHPKQFADVAIRQRNQAQRAGHPEASLIEVIAFRGLPHINYDWNQSRRCAAQAEQWRRDGATVELRDLKYSFQLTAQGTPARNANGHKIPKGPGQEKGIDVLVALTCLRKALQPDIDLVILASRDTDLVPTLDTLFDMRQESPAVAKIETVSWYNRNAQQEGNYAGGSLRPTSPRRIWNTNLDRRCFEASRDRRNYN
- a CDS encoding ParA family protein is translated as MTIYTTALGKGGSTKTTTAAEITAHLAARGRRVLAIDMDEQGNLTTRLGVLADAPVAAVAADVILGTSTAQQAAIPSPCLPSAWVLAGTDDLAELQYRPEAITALRDYLPGLTDRWDDVVIDTPPVMGIATLAALAAADVIIAPVACEGEAYDQLERLDAIITGRINPRLRPGQRINWIIPTRANPQRCLDRDVLHTLHTHYPGRVTPAVREAVIVRDSYLDGKPVSCYAPGHPVTDDYHKALTPVLKEA
- a CDS encoding AAA family ATPase; its protein translation is MTYQALAILHEDGMLDIRWSDDPTGDRPTAATVVALGDLLRDAAPYLPDADVATALIANMTVQGAFEPWAYTQIVATRQGEITFTASDQKVWYQALNPDKTVASKSSAQPPAPVSPLPAASGASEPIPVSFTSAASPVSPVSAASGVDDASHGSAASVSLPEAVARVPRRSFLTDQAVEEPARQGWRGALTRFGLRVRPGAAERSERADVLAVSQHWPGHRLITVANGKGGSGKTPATVMLAAVLARCGGAGVLAIDANQTRGTLGWRTQKGSHDATVIELLPEIPRLLGTTAQSADMAHFVHHQPEDRFDVLQSQPLALASAQRLTPSDLTALLDVAAKYYRVSVVDTGNDESAAEWRTLVDHAHRLVVPTTTRDDHAEAGALLLEALTQRDAKSAALADQAVVIVSQADPDAKPATIKRIINGYRELGVTVVAIPHDPAMVGGRLLYSALRPATQRAWLAAAAAVARGL